The genomic segment TTACGAGTGATAGGTCTTTTTTATTTTCCGACGGGAATGGAAGGTGATGAGGTTCATGTCGTTTATTGGGGACGGCAGTGGATTCAATCCAAGCAATGGCTTTTGATTGATGTCGGTGATTTGCCAGCGTGGGAAACTCCTTCGGCATATATTTTTGGCGGCCTGGATTTAGTGGGGATCAATCCTCGATGGGGTGCTGTCGCGATTTCTTTTTTAGAACTCGCGATGTGTTATCTGTGGACGGCTCGTCGCAGTGATAAACAGACGGCATTGATGGCGACAGCCTTTCTTTCTTTGATGCCTTGGCATTTTTTCTTTTCGTATGTTTTAGGTCCTTGCGTGGCGGGCTTTTGGACATCTCTTTATTTGCTAGATATCAAAAATCCCTTGGGCCGCGTTCTTGGCAATATGGGCGGATTGCTTTATTACGTTTCTTATCGCGTTTTGTTAGTTTGGGGAGGACTCGTAAACCTCTATCGCCGTCAGTGGAAGACTTTGGGCATCGACATCTTATCGGGGCTGGTGACTTTAGCTGTTCTGGCGATGTTTGGTGGCAATCACTTAAAAGGTTTTTTTGCCAAAGGTTCTTATCTGGTGAGCACGCGTGAACCGATCGAATGGGTGTATCACTATTTGAATTCTTTTATCTTGTGGTGGATGCCACCTCTTCAGGTCTGGTGGGAGCAACTGAGTGAATATTCAGCCGGAGACGTCGGATTTGGATTTGCTCACTCCCTGGGATTTCAAACCCCGTTGTCCCTAGGGACCAGTCTGTTTTTTGGATGGGGTTTGTATATATCTTACAAGGACAAAAAGTACCGGGATCTTTTGGGGCTTTTCGTTTTATCTTTGGTATGTGTCGGTTTCGGTCCAAGCTTTGTTCATTTTCCATTTATTCTTCCGGTGGTGGCTTTTTTGGCCGCCATCGCCGCGTCGCGGGCTCTGCAAAAAAATAAGCGGAATAGAGTTTTGGTTATAATGTCTTTAGTTTTATCCGTGGCATCCTTAGTCGTGGTTATTTCAAATCTGGGCCACAGCGATAAGTGGCGTACATTCACCTCGAAAACCGAGTTGATTCCATCAGCTGTGCGGGCGGAGATAGGAACAACATCTTTCGTCTGGACGGCGGGAGCAGACTTGGCTCGCGCGACGCTGGCGGCCGATCGTGCCGATCTTTCGGTCTTTGGATTTTCCACAAGTTTTTTAAATTGGGTGAATGAAATTACACGCGAGGCATACGCCAAAAAAACACCCTGGGTGTTTATTCAAAACACACCCGCGCCGGTGCACCCGCGGCCTAAAGTGATTCAAGAAATGCAGGTATTCAAGGAAGATTTTGACAGCCGCATAAAATTCTTTGAAGCCAACGTCTCCGTGAGTTCTAAAAAGACGATTGTGGTGGACGGTGTTGAAATAGGAATTCTGTATGAAATTGTTTATTAAACAAAATTCCCCATTTTCTGATTTGGTTGAATTATCAAGCCCGCAAGTGCGCCGCCTTCTTGATTTGCAATTTCAAAGCCGCTGTTTAACCGAAAAAAAAATCTTTAAAAACCTGGATTTGACTCAGCTCAGGGTTTTAGATTTCGGGGCGGGAATGCAGGATTTTCGTCAGCGTCATCAGGTTGTCAAATACACATCATTAGATCCTTATCTCCCTGCGGATTGGAAGTCTTTGTCAGACATTCCAGAAGGTGAAAAATTTGATTTGATTGTCGCCAGTGAAGTCTTTGAACATTTAGAAAATCCCACAGTCACTTTAAGAGAACTTTTCAAGATACTGCAGCCTGGGGGAAGGATTTATCTTACAACCCCTTTTATGGCGCGTGAACACGGAGCCCCAGCGGATTTTCAACGGTGGACTCAAAGTGGATTAGAAAAACTTTTAACCGCATCAGGATTTAAGATCGAGCAAAGTCATCGACGCGGAAACCTAGTGACGGTCCTAAGTTCGTTTTTAAATTTTTCGTTATTTAAACTTTTACGTTCACCTGCATTTATTTTGGGATTGGTCTTGTTGCCGTTGGTGCTGATTTTACTTTTGTTTGCTCAAGCCAGTTTTTTAATTAAAACTTCAAGTTCTGTTTATTTGGGATTATCCGTTTTGGCCTCTAAAGTCCCATCAAAAGATTTGTAAAACTCGATCCATAAAGACTGCGCAACATAATCGTTCAAGATGGCGGGCGTTGAGAGCTCGATTTTTTTGACCTGCTTTTGCAAGAAGACGGGCATAAAGGGGTAAGCCCAATCCTTTTTCAAAACCTGATATCGCGGATAGATATTTTTTAACAGGTCCTTGGCGATTTTTGCGGTGAATGCATTTTCTTCAGGTTCTAAATTCATCCATTTTCTTCCTAAAGATGTACCAAATAAAAAGCGCACCAAGGGGTTTTCACGATTAGGTTCCCAAAAAAAACCTCGCCCCAGAACCGAAAGCCGCGTGGCTATCAGACGTAAAGTCTTGTCTAAATCCAAAATACAGTGATGCAAGATCCC from the Bdellovibrio bacteriovorus genome contains:
- a CDS encoding class I SAM-dependent methyltransferase codes for the protein MISVKDEKGHSQVWSENSSTVFRAQQRIHQILTHLKPNSHVLELGCGHGDLTHALLKAGHRVTALDRSEIMLKATQERCASHPALVTVQADVLEFLEKEGPVFDAVVGMGILHHCILDLDKTLRLIATRLSVLGRGFFWEPNRENPLVRFLFGTSLGRKWMNLEPEENAFTAKIAKDLLKNIYPRYQVLKKDWAYPFMPVFLQKQVKKIELSTPAILNDYVAQSLWIEFYKSFDGTLEAKTDNPK
- a CDS encoding class I SAM-dependent methyltransferase → MKLFIKQNSPFSDLVELSSPQVRRLLDLQFQSRCLTEKKIFKNLDLTQLRVLDFGAGMQDFRQRHQVVKYTSLDPYLPADWKSLSDIPEGEKFDLIVASEVFEHLENPTVTLRELFKILQPGGRIYLTTPFMAREHGAPADFQRWTQSGLEKLLTASGFKIEQSHRRGNLVTVLSSFLNFSLFKLLRSPAFILGLVLLPLVLILLLFAQASFLIKTSSSVYLGLSVLASKVPSKDL